From a region of the Salinispira pacifica genome:
- a CDS encoding ABC transporter ATP-binding protein, which yields MNISKPKGTRRVLSELVEYLKPYRGKILLMYVFALINVATMIALPVLIQRGIDYGIVPRNMEYLLVVSGILLATGAVQFVSFRMQGVLMMQVGNGVLYDLRKNLFDHIQHLSVGFFDRNKSGRLMTRLTGDILVLEELLMTGLDTLLVDSLMIIGLVTAMVLMNGWLSLTLLFILPVLFLIVFKLRGRIVESANGIQKKLSRVNSFLNESLSGIQVSRAFAREGQNIEKFRELNGEYYTQSRTFYPLNAFFWQSVATLNNFSQGLVIIGGGILLYHGMITIGVIVAFLNYVTRLFQPMQKISNMLNQMSRAVVSGSRIFEILHEKKDVDDVSDPVKPDDLKGDVRFENVHFAYKEGEPVLNGVDLHVKPGQICAIVGHTGSGKSTMVNLVNRFYDVQEGSIRIDGVDIRSYDQQELRSRMAAVMQDPQIFSGTVEENIRFGDPDADSHLIRDVVQQLGIHRLIEAFPRGYDTELGQNGGSISLGQRQLIAFARALVRNPSILILDEASSYLDSETEQMVQKALVPLMEGRTSFVIAHRLSTIRNADIILVLNQGELAEQGTHVELLARNGLYADFLRQSPREINEPTG from the coding sequence CGGAGCTGGTTGAATATTTGAAGCCATATCGGGGGAAAATTCTTCTCATGTATGTGTTTGCACTGATAAATGTTGCCACCATGATCGCCCTGCCGGTTCTTATACAGAGAGGAATAGACTACGGAATCGTACCCCGAAACATGGAGTATCTGCTTGTGGTATCCGGAATACTTCTTGCCACGGGAGCCGTACAGTTTGTCAGCTTTCGAATGCAGGGCGTACTGATGATGCAGGTGGGAAACGGCGTGTTGTATGATCTAAGGAAGAACCTGTTTGATCATATACAGCATCTGTCGGTAGGGTTTTTTGACCGCAATAAATCGGGGCGTCTCATGACCCGACTTACCGGAGACATTCTGGTTCTTGAAGAACTCCTGATGACCGGTCTTGATACCCTGCTGGTGGATTCGCTCATGATTATCGGTCTGGTAACCGCCATGGTCCTGATGAACGGGTGGCTGAGTCTCACGCTTTTGTTCATTCTGCCGGTGCTGTTTCTTATTGTGTTTAAGCTCCGCGGGAGAATTGTGGAATCTGCAAATGGGATTCAGAAAAAGCTCTCCCGGGTGAACAGCTTTCTCAATGAATCGTTGTCGGGTATTCAGGTGAGCAGGGCGTTTGCCCGGGAAGGTCAGAATATCGAAAAATTCAGGGAGCTGAACGGCGAATACTACACGCAAAGCAGGACGTTTTATCCTCTCAATGCGTTTTTCTGGCAGTCCGTTGCAACGCTGAACAACTTCAGTCAGGGACTGGTGATTATCGGTGGAGGAATACTCCTGTACCACGGAATGATCACCATTGGGGTAATAGTCGCGTTTCTCAACTATGTTACCCGTCTGTTTCAGCCGATGCAGAAAATCAGCAATATGCTCAACCAGATGAGCAGAGCAGTTGTTTCCGGCTCCAGAATATTTGAAATTCTTCATGAAAAGAAAGACGTGGACGATGTTTCAGACCCGGTGAAACCGGATGATCTGAAAGGAGATGTGCGTTTTGAGAACGTGCATTTTGCCTATAAAGAAGGCGAACCGGTGCTCAATGGGGTGGATCTCCATGTGAAGCCGGGGCAGATATGCGCCATTGTAGGGCATACGGGAAGCGGGAAATCCACCATGGTCAACCTTGTGAACCGCTTTTACGATGTTCAGGAGGGATCTATCCGCATTGACGGGGTGGATATCCGCAGCTACGACCAGCAGGAGCTGCGTTCAAGAATGGCGGCGGTGATGCAGGATCCCCAGATATTTTCCGGAACCGTTGAAGAAAACATCCGCTTTGGAGATCCCGACGCGGATTCTCACCTGATCAGGGACGTGGTGCAGCAACTGGGAATTCATCGGCTCATAGAGGCATTCCCCCGGGGCTATGACACCGAGCTTGGTCAAAACGGAGGAAGTATCTCTCTGGGACAAAGGCAGCTTATAGCCTTTGCCCGGGCCCTGGTGCGTAATCCCTCAATTCTCATTCTGGATGAGGCCAGCTCGTATCTGGACAGCGAAACTGAGCAAATGGTTCAGAAAGCCCTTGTTCCCCTGATGGAAGGGCGCACCAGCTTTGTGATTGCCCACAGGCTGTCCACAATCCGGAATGCTGATATTATCCTGGTGCTGAATCAGGGGGAGCTGGCCGAACAGGGGACCCATGTGGAATTGCTGGCCAGGAATGGGTTGTATGCCGACTTCCTCCGGCAAAGTCCCCGGGAAATTAATGAACCAACGGGTTGA